GAAATGCTCCGATCGGGGGTAGAGGCATCTAATACTAAACTTAAATGTGCTCACCTCGATCGGTTAGTCAACGCTACTGCTGATAACATCCCGGAGTGGGAAAGATTAGACCAGGATTAAGGAGATAACCATGCAAACACTACCTAAAGAGCGTCGTTACGAAACTCTTTCTTACTTGCCCCCTATGAGCGATGTGCAAATCGCCAAACAAATTCAGTACATTCTGGATCAGGGCTTTTTCCCCTGTATTGAATTCAACGAGACAGCGGAACCTACTGACCACTACTGGACAATGTGGAAACTGCCCATGTTCAATGCCGCCTCTGCCCAGGAAGTTCTAAGTGAAGTGCAAGCTTGCCGATCGACATACCCTAACTGCTTTATCCGCGTGATTGGCTTTGACAACATCAAACAGTGCCAGGTGTCCATGTTCATTGTGCACCGCCCCAACCGCATTTAGTTCAACAATTGTTTGACTCTAGCTCCTCCCGATCGGGGGGATTTTTTACTACTTAGCCAAGAGTAATTGACTATCTGGAAAAGTGGTTTGCTAAATTTGAATGTTTGCGAAACTGTGACACCCGCTAAATTAAACAATAGGGTGAAAATCAGAAGAAGGTAGGCTGGAAGAAAGGTATTCCATGATTTTGTCACTAAACAAAATGTGGTCAGGACGAAATAGTAAATCCACCCCACAAGCGGTCCAATGGTGAGATTGCAAAACAAGCCTATGGGGAGTTGAATCAGAAGTCTCATGAAAAGGTTGCCAAATTGCTGAAATGCCAAAAGGGTGACAAATTCTTGAGAGGCTGGCAACAGCGATCAGCCAGGAAATTAGAGCAATGAAAGTTAAGGGAAAAGAGTTTCACAAATCTATAATTACCATTAGGGTAGAGCCATATCCTGACACAAAAGACGTAGCAAAAGTAGCGTAAAGCAGTCGGGGAAAATTTCCAGGACAAAGCAACTCCGTTAGTCCCCAAGGTGTTTTAGTATGGGATTTATACGACCAGCTTCCATTTAGCTTTACCTCAACCCTGTCTCCAGAGTACTGTTCCCTTTTCCTGTGACTAGTTAAATTTGGGTGTCCCGAGCGGGGGAATTTGTAAGAGGAGAAGGGACTATTGGCAGGATTGCCGACTAGAATAGGGGTTGGTATATGAGGATAAGCCTATGTCTAGTGCTCCCGTCGCTGCTACTACAACTGCTCCTAGCTTTGATACTACTGTCCCCAGCGTCAAACGCATCCACAACCTAATCAAGGACAAGCAAGAAATTGAAGTCAAATTGGTGACCGGTGATAGTTACAGGGGTACAGTAAAGTGGATTGACCCCAACTGCCTATGTATTGACTTACTGGGGGAAGAAAGGGGACAAAGTATGGTGATTTGGCTTACGGCGGTTGCCTTTGTCAAGTATCGTTCTCTCGGGCAATGACTGGCTGGCTTGCTTGATTTTTGGGGTAATGAGTCTCATTCTGCCGCCTCACCAAGGTAAACTGGAGGAGTACCTGCTTGCAGCCCGTATCATCAATCGGGAACAACTGGATGTGGCAAAGCGGATGCAGCTGCGGCAGGAAGCTCCCCTTTTGATGGTGTTATATCAGCTAAGTTTTATTGATATTCAGCAGTTCAGTCAGATTTTAGACTGGTGGCTGCAGGCAGGACTGTAGTTCCTGGGCAATGGCTTGGCGTTGTTCCTCGTCGTAGCCCCACTTTTGGTAGAAAGCTTCGTACTCCCCTGTGAGCATCTTTTGGAGGATAGGGGTGATGTCAGGGTGGTGGAGGTGTTGCAAAAGATAGCGGCATCGCCTTTGCACGCGAACAGAGCTATTTGCCATGTCTAGGTCACCGTTGCGCCGATGGGTAATTGCCATTGCTGTTGACATAACCAGGTTTTTGACCAATAGTTCCGCTGTGGGAGTGGGCGACTGCGCCAGTGCTTGCATGATTTGGGGGCTGGGTTGGTCTGCCTGGTACCAATCTCCTGTTAGGAATGTCACAAAAAAGCCACGGGCACCATTTTCAGTCATCAGTAATTCCTGGACTGCTTCTCCCATTTGCTCAGGACTGACATCCGTGCCCTCTAGCAGCTCTGTGGTGCGCACAATTGCTTCCTCGAAGGAGATGCTCATATTTTCCTCTGTCACCTTCTACAATTTTAAGACGTAATGAGTGATTCCACTATGGCGTTTGCAGACACTATTCGGGTGCTAGCCCTGGGTCTAATCCGCGACCACGATCGTTTATTTGTCTCGGAGGGCATCGATCGGCACAAAAACCAAAAATTCTATCGTTTTTTAGGGGGAGGAGTAGATTTTGGTGAACCCAGTGCGGTGACATTGGAGCGGGAATTTCAGGAAGAATTAGGGGCAAGCCTGAAAAATATTACTTACCTCGGTTGCCTGGAGAATATTTTTACCTACGAGGGGAGGAAGGGCCATGAAATCATCCAGCTCTATCGCTGTGACTTTGCCGACGATCGCTTTTATCAGTTGGAGGAAGTGACTTTTGCCGAGGGGGAGAGAAAGAAGCGAGCGCTGTGGCTGCCCCTTGCTGACTTTATTATGGGGGATTTAATTCTGTATCCAACAGGAGTTTTTAAGTATTTGACGTGAAGCAACCTGCCTTTTTAGCGCCGCCCCAGGTCGTCAAAGCCATTGCCCCTGCGGGTGCAATAGGAGATGGGGCAGCCCTGGCAAGGGGTGTATCAATTTGGCAAGCCCAGGGTTACGGGGTAGAACTGCCCCAGGGTCAGAGTCCTTGGCATTATCTGGCAGGTGGGGATAGGGAGCGATGGCAGGAACTTGTACAAAGTTGGGGGCAATACCCTGCCCTGGTGGTGGCAAGGGGAGGCTATGGTACGATGCGGTTACTCTCTCACCTGGGGGAATTGGGGGAGACCTGCCCATGGGTGATTGGCTTTTCCGATGCAACGGCGCTCCTGTGGGCTTTAGCTACCCAAAGGCAAATGCTATCTATTCATGGGCCAGTCCTAGTCACCCTGGCAACTACGACGGTTGCAGCCCAAAGAGTGTTGTTTGGTTTGGTGGCGGGAAAATTGACCACCTTCACGATGGCGGGCATGGCTTGGCAGGGCGGCAAGGCAGAAGGCAGACTCCTAGCAGGTAATCTCACCGTCGCCACCCACTTGCTAGGTACACCCTTTATCCCCCCTTGGCAGGACATCATTCTTGCCCTGGAAGATGTGGATGAGCCTCCCTATAAACTCGATCGCATGCTGACCCACTGGCACTTGAGCGGTTATTTCCAACGGGTAAGGGGTATTGCCCTGGGGGATTTTGGCAACCATCCCCTCACTGACACGATCCTTAAAGAACGTTTACAAAATTTATCTGTGCCCATAGTAGCCCATTTACCCTTTGGGCACATTCCTGATAACTTTCCACTGGTGGTGGGGGCAAGGTGTTTACTGGATGGTGAGCGAGGAGAACTATCTTGGTACCTAGATTAGAAATTTAGGGTAAAGTGGAAGGTAAGTATTGTGGGGTCGGCGATGGACGGCTTTAACCCTTATGAGCTGCTCGGTATAGAGGAAGATGCCGCCTTTGAAGAGGTGACAGCGGTACGGGACCGGCTATTGAAGGCAGCAGCGGATGACCCAGTGGAGCTAGAAAGGATAGAGGCTGCCTACGATGCTATTTTGCGCGATCGTTTACGGGCAAGAATTGAAGGCAAAATTGCGGTTCCCGATCGGATTCGCTATGCCGAGCGCTCCCTGAATGATTTAATTGGGGAGTCTACAACTGAACTGAAACCCTTACCTGCGCCTTCCTGGTTGGCTAACCTCTGGGAGCGTCCCCGCGGCGGCGATATACTCATTACTTTATTGGTCTACGGTGGTCTGGGGCTGGTGGGCTATCTTGTCCCTGCCAATATTAGTCTTAGTCTATCCTTAGGTTTGATTGCAGGCTTCTATCTCCTCCATCGCAAGGAAAATAGGGTGGGGCGGACACTAATGTGGTTAGCAATTGCTCTGGTGGTAGGTATAGCTGTGGGCCATGGTTTAACCCAGGTGGGGGGTGTCCTCCAGGTAAACTTGTTGGTGGCGATTTTGCTCTGTCTGTGGCTGGTTACTACCTTCTGCCGCTAGATGTCACCCTTGGTTAGTATCATCATGGGGAGCGATTCTGACCTGCCAACGATGACGGGGGCGATCGAAGTATGTCGGGAATTCGGTGTACCCTTTGAAGTAAACATTGTCTCTGCCCACCGTACGCCCCAAAAAATGTTTGAGTTTGCCCAGACTGCCCATGTACGGGGTATCAGAGTGATTATTGCGGGGGCGGGGGGAGCTGCCCATCTGCCAGGGATGGTGGCTGCTTTGACTCCTTTGCCTGTTATCGGTGTGCCTGTGGCTGTGACTAAGTTGCAAGGAGTGGATGCCCTCTATGCTATTGTGCAGATGCCCAAGGGAATTCCAGTCGCTACCGTTGCCATTGATAACAGTACTAATGCGGGGTTACTAGCCGTGCAGATTTTGGCAACAGAGAGATCCGATTTACAGCAAAAGGTGCTAAACTATCGCCGACACTTGGCAGACCAAGTAGAACTCAAACAAAGTCAGCTAAAATACTAGCTCAAGTCTTAAAATAGCCACAGTTTGCGCTATGACCCTGCTGATGCCTAAGTCTCCCCCCCAAATGATTGTTATCTTCCCCGATGAGGAACTAGCCTTTGATGCCTATCGCTTTTTGCAAATTAACGGCATCTCTCCTGAAAATATGGTGCTGGTGGGGAAAGGGTTTAGTAGTCCTGAGTACCTCGGTTGCTTGATGCCTCCCTATCGCATCGCCAGACAGACAGCGATTGGGGGAATGGGGTCGGGTTTGCGCATTGGCTCGCTCCTGGCTTTGTTGGCAATGGGATTAGTTCTCTATTTGCGGCTGTTGCCCTGGTGGTGGGCGATCGGGTTAGGGGTAAGTCTCCTCTGTGGTGCTACCCTGGTGGGGGGAATACTGGGTTGGTTGTTTGGTTGGCTCCACCGCAGTCATATTTCGGCAAAGTGTCGCAGTTATCTCAACCAGGGGCAGTATATTTTGCTATTGGAGGGGTCAGAGGCGGTCATTCGGCGGGGTAGGGAAATTCTGCATTCCTACGGTAGTCGCTACGATTTCTAGTCTATGGTGAAGACAACGTTATTGGGTCTGGGTCTAGCGATTACCCTCTCCCCTTTTACCTCGGTCCAGGCAGAAACTAATCCCATCCTCAAAGTCGGTATTGTGCAGCGGTTTGGTAAGCAAGCAGGGGAGCGTCTCCACCTAGAAGCGCCGCCAGGGGATCAACTCCAGCTCAAATTTGCAGGTAAGACGATGCCTGC
This region of Pseudanabaenaceae cyanobacterium SKYG29 genomic DNA includes:
- a CDS encoding ribulose bisphosphate carboxylase small subunit, whose amino-acid sequence is MQTLPKERRYETLSYLPPMSDVQIAKQIQYILDQGFFPCIEFNETAEPTDHYWTMWKLPMFNAASAQEVLSEVQACRSTYPNCFIRVIGFDNIKQCQVSMFIVHRPNRI
- a CDS encoding DUF2949 domain-containing protein, whose product is MSSIVLSGNDWLACLIFGVMSLILPPHQGKLEEYLLAARIINREQLDVAKRMQLRQEAPLLMVLYQLSFIDIQQFSQILDWWLQAGL
- a CDS encoding NUDIX hydrolase, whose amino-acid sequence is MAFADTIRVLALGLIRDHDRLFVSEGIDRHKNQKFYRFLGGGVDFGEPSAVTLEREFQEELGASLKNITYLGCLENIFTYEGRKGHEIIQLYRCDFADDRFYQLEEVTFAEGERKKRALWLPLADFIMGDLILYPTGVFKYLT
- a CDS encoding LD-carboxypeptidase; the protein is MKQPAFLAPPQVVKAIAPAGAIGDGAALARGVSIWQAQGYGVELPQGQSPWHYLAGGDRERWQELVQSWGQYPALVVARGGYGTMRLLSHLGELGETCPWVIGFSDATALLWALATQRQMLSIHGPVLVTLATTTVAAQRVLFGLVAGKLTTFTMAGMAWQGGKAEGRLLAGNLTVATHLLGTPFIPPWQDIILALEDVDEPPYKLDRMLTHWHLSGYFQRVRGIALGDFGNHPLTDTILKERLQNLSVPIVAHLPFGHIPDNFPLVVGARCLLDGERGELSWYLD
- a CDS encoding CPP1-like family protein produces the protein MDGFNPYELLGIEEDAAFEEVTAVRDRLLKAAADDPVELERIEAAYDAILRDRLRARIEGKIAVPDRIRYAERSLNDLIGESTTELKPLPAPSWLANLWERPRGGDILITLLVYGGLGLVGYLVPANISLSLSLGLIAGFYLLHRKENRVGRTLMWLAIALVVGIAVGHGLTQVGGVLQVNLLVAILLCLWLVTTFCR
- the purE gene encoding 5-(carboxyamino)imidazole ribonucleotide mutase translates to MSPLVSIIMGSDSDLPTMTGAIEVCREFGVPFEVNIVSAHRTPQKMFEFAQTAHVRGIRVIIAGAGGAAHLPGMVAALTPLPVIGVPVAVTKLQGVDALYAIVQMPKGIPVATVAIDNSTNAGLLAVQILATERSDLQQKVLNYRRHLADQVELKQSQLKY